Proteins co-encoded in one Gammaproteobacteria bacterium genomic window:
- a CDS encoding hypothetical protein (Evidence 5 : Unknown function) translates to MAISFSPVWLKKPVSMLAILWTVIIATSLLLNLFQMEPIYSTDQSKKIITILVHGLFLVVGLSGVFLSAWRISLYIKEHEQTKENLRQTNRCLEVTMAYTKELTEQTKSAKYIDNQFLTNMNHEIRTSMNAVVGMTGLLLDSDLTPKQREFLNIIRISVDVLLGLINDILDFSKIQAGNLDVEIRDFNLWILLAEINEVMKIKAREKNLEYHHAIDSNVPAILRGDPERLRQIITNLTNNAIKFTHQGEVVVKVSLQCEDEQQATIRFVISDTGIGISKEKRTKLFTAFMPPDSTPNKKYEGMGLGLFISKRLIEMMGGSIGLDSAKNIGTTFWFTIVCGKSNASHKFGSRIKKDIRGARILIVDDNTTNRRLLAAMTNSWGCRYDEAPDGVIALDKLAAAAAAGDPFVITILDMKMLEMNGEMLGAKIKKAPNLRDTALVMITSIGNRDDAQRFIAAGFAAYLIKPVKHTQLYDCLCEVYGEKKHSVEKSLSRIIAVPVVKKNNLHEIRILLVEDNQINQIVAMAMLKKQGFSADAVANGLEAIKSLEEIFYDLVLMDCQMPEMDGFEATRAIRASVTVRNPQIPIIAMTANVLKGDREKCFDAGMNDYLSKPVNPKDFHNMLEKWIVRADSSSSV, encoded by the coding sequence ATGGCTATCTCTTTTTCGCCAGTGTGGCTAAAAAAACCCGTATCGATGTTGGCGATCCTGTGGACAGTGATTATCGCCACTTCTCTGTTATTGAATCTTTTCCAGATGGAACCGATATATAGCACTGATCAATCAAAAAAGATTATTACGATTCTTGTTCATGGCTTATTTTTGGTTGTCGGATTAAGTGGCGTGTTTCTGAGTGCCTGGCGGATTAGTCTGTATATCAAGGAACATGAACAGACGAAAGAAAATTTAAGACAAACTAATCGTTGCCTAGAAGTAACCATGGCGTATACCAAGGAACTAACAGAACAGACGAAATCAGCAAAATACATCGATAATCAATTTCTGACTAACATGAACCATGAAATTCGTACTTCCATGAATGCGGTGGTCGGGATGACTGGATTGTTACTCGATTCCGATTTAACGCCCAAACAGCGTGAATTTTTAAATATAATCCGCATTAGCGTTGATGTATTGCTAGGCTTGATTAACGATATCCTGGACTTCTCAAAAATTCAGGCCGGAAACCTCGACGTAGAAATTCGGGATTTTAATTTGTGGATCCTGTTGGCGGAAATCAACGAAGTAATGAAAATCAAGGCTCGGGAAAAAAATTTGGAATACCATCACGCGATTGATTCCAATGTGCCTGCCATTCTACGCGGTGATCCGGAACGTTTGCGTCAAATAATCACCAATCTGACAAACAATGCGATTAAGTTCACTCATCAAGGTGAAGTTGTCGTCAAGGTCAGTCTTCAATGCGAGGATGAGCAACAGGCGACGATTCGCTTCGTGATCAGTGACACGGGTATTGGGATTTCTAAAGAAAAGCGGACTAAGCTTTTTACGGCATTTATGCCGCCGGATTCAACCCCCAACAAAAAATATGAAGGCATGGGTCTGGGACTTTTCATTTCAAAACGACTCATTGAAATGATGGGAGGCAGTATTGGCCTAGACAGCGCAAAAAATATCGGAACAACTTTTTGGTTTACCATCGTCTGTGGAAAATCCAACGCAAGTCATAAATTCGGATCAAGGATTAAAAAGGATATTCGCGGCGCACGTATCTTAATTGTGGACGATAACACGACTAATCGGCGTTTACTTGCAGCCATGACCAATTCCTGGGGTTGTCGCTATGATGAGGCGCCTGATGGTGTCATCGCGCTTGATAAGTTAGCCGCTGCCGCCGCCGCAGGCGATCCCTTTGTAATTACGATACTCGACATGAAAATGTTGGAAATGAACGGAGAAATGCTGGGCGCGAAGATAAAAAAAGCTCCAAACTTGCGTGATACCGCGCTAGTAATGATCACTTCCATTGGTAATCGCGACGATGCCCAACGTTTTATTGCCGCAGGATTCGCAGCCTACCTCATTAAACCGGTGAAACACACACAGCTTTATGATTGCCTTTGCGAGGTTTATGGGGAGAAGAAGCACTCAGTCGAAAAATCATTAAGCCGAATAATTGCTGTACCTGTTGTGAAAAAAAACAACTTACACGAAATTCGAATTTTACTCGTTGAAGATAACCAAATTAATCAGATTGTGGCCATGGCTATGCTGAAAAAACAGGGATTCAGCGCCGATGCGGTAGCGAATGGGCTGGAAGCAATTAAATCTTTGGAAGAAATTTTTTACGATTTAGTATTGATGGATTGTCAGATGCCGGAAATGGATGGTTTTGAAGCTACTCGTGCGATTCGCGCCAGCGTCACCGTGCGTAATCCTCAAATTCCGATTATCGCCATGACCGCTAATGTGCTGAAGGGAGATCGAGAGAAATGTTTTGATGCTGGAATGAATGACTATTTATCTAAACCTGTCAATCCTAAAGATTTCCACAACATGCTGGAAAAATGGATTGTGCGAGCTGATTCCAGTTCTTCTGTCTGA
- a CDS encoding conserved exported hypothetical protein (Evidence 4 : Unknown function but conserved in other organisms) produces the protein MKKICRLLTAVVVCASAVGALADDITDQIERGLKAYGAQGYTKAIQELQFALAQIQEKLNTGYLALMPDPLPGWRADPPEAQTAAVLMGGGTQVSRHYHNENGQEITLEITIDSPLVQTLNLMLSNDSVFASDPTIKSYRFDTYHGVLRKEGATREISLLVGKRVTVKATCQDIKDEKHLESYLKAMDLKKIITIVDG, from the coding sequence ATGAAAAAAATCTGCCGGTTATTGACTGCCGTCGTGGTCTGCGCTTCCGCTGTAGGAGCATTGGCCGACGATATTACGGATCAGATCGAGCGCGGCCTCAAGGCCTACGGTGCCCAAGGCTACACTAAGGCCATTCAAGAGTTACAGTTCGCCCTTGCGCAAATTCAAGAAAAGCTCAATACCGGTTATTTGGCATTGATGCCGGATCCCTTGCCGGGTTGGCGAGCAGATCCTCCCGAGGCTCAGACCGCTGCTGTCCTCATGGGTGGAGGCACTCAGGTTTCCCGTCACTACCATAACGAGAACGGACAAGAAATAACCCTAGAAATCACTATTGATTCTCCTCTGGTTCAAACCCTAAATTTGATGCTGTCTAACGATTCGGTGTTCGCATCGGATCCGACCATCAAATCCTATCGTTTCGATACGTACCACGGCGTGTTGCGTAAGGAGGGGGCTACTCGGGAGATCAGTCTATTGGTGGGTAAACGTGTAACAGTCAAGGCCACCTGTCAGGATATAAAAGACGAAAAACACCTTGAGTCTTATTTAAAAGCAATGGATTTGAAAAAAATAATCACCATCGTTGATGGTTGA